The genomic DNA GAACTCGCGCCCGGTAGTCCAAGACCGACCCCAATCGCGATGAGGACGGCGACAGCGTACACTCCGACCTGATTGTGCTGAATCCACTGTTTCGAGAGTCGTGTCATAGAGCAGTTACTGTCGTTATTGAATTGTGGTTTCGAGGGAGATCAGTAGTCCAAGAACCACCAAGGTGGGTGCGCCAACGTAGCGAACCAGTCGTTGACCGTCTGGGTCACTGTCGGGATATCGAGCAGCGGCGCTTGGGTGAAGCACGAACAGCAGTCCGGCACCGACGAAGAACCACCCCAGCTCTCTCATTATAGCTAATCTGGGACGACAGGGGTAAGTTCGCATCGATAGTTCTCCCGTGGCTGTCAATGCTCGATCCCCCCAGAAGGAGGACTAGTTGCTTCCCGAAATGAGGTCCATAACGGAAAGGCGCTGATAATTTGCCACGACCTATCAAGTGTAACGTCGGTGCCAACCATCAGCTATTGCCGAGGACGATCATGCTGTTCGAGAGCCTCTCGAATCTCGGCGAGCGTGCCGTTCGTGGTGTACTCATCGATCCACTGCTGGTGATCCTGGTCCCGTCGGGCCTTCTCGAGGATATGCTCAGCGACTTTGGCTACTGCGAACCGCTCTTTCGCCCGCTGTGAGGAGTTGCAGACCGGACACTCATCTTCGACGGCAGTAGTCATGCGTAGTGTTCCTCCAGATAGTCGACGATATCGCCGCTTTCGTACATCGTGACGCCACGCTGATGGTCAACCAAGAACGGAATCTGATCCTGTCCACCTAGCGTTCGGAGTTCGTCGTGAGTCTGTTCGTTTCGCGTCTCACCCGCAGCGGTTCGGGGATTGTGAATGACGTACGAGACACCGAACTCGGTCAACGCTTCACGGACTTTTTTCGAGTACCCACAGCCCTCTGCTTGGTAGAGTTCGAGCATGGATACAGTGAATTAGGTTTCTGCTGGGAGCTGGTCGTTGATCGCCTCGACGATGAGGTTCAGGTCAAGGTCAGCTCCATGCACCTCTTTGTCCCAGATCGTCTCGCCATCGGCGGTCACGACGAATACCCCACCGTGGCCAGGGGAGAGGGTGACCCCGTCCAGATCCTGACCAAACTCGGTTAGAAGCCGCGTCTGGGTTTCAATCGCGGGCTCGAGCAATCCACACGGCACGCAGTATTCGATTTCGATTGCGGTCATACCTACTCTCTACTCGGAACGGAATCGCCGTAAAGCTAAGACAAGGGTATCCTAACCGGGTTAGCGCGAGCTAACCAGGCTCTTCTCAGTCAGCGGTCGTGACCGATTCACCACTCGTCGACACTGTGTGGCGATCCAGCGCCCACCCGAGCACGCCACCGTAGACGAGGTGCAGGACAAGCGTGGCAACCGCGATCTTGGGCGTGATCGCCATCCCGAATAGTCCCCAGCCGAGGAACGGCAGGAATGCGACCTGCATC from Halogeometricum sp. S3BR5-2 includes the following:
- a CDS encoding glutathione S-transferase N-terminal domain-containing protein; the encoded protein is MLELYQAEGCGYSKKVREALTEFGVSYVIHNPRTAAGETRNEQTHDELRTLGGQDQIPFLVDHQRGVTMYESGDIVDYLEEHYA
- a CDS encoding SelT/SelW/SelH family protein, whose translation is MTAIEIEYCVPCGLLEPAIETQTRLLTEFGQDLDGVTLSPGHGGVFVVTADGETIWDKEVHGADLDLNLIVEAINDQLPAET